CTCCCGGGCCCGATCTTCACGCCCGCCACCAAGGCGGCCGTCGGGGACCACGACGAGAACGTGAGTTACGAGGAAGTGGTCCGGGAGGTCGGCGCGCAGACGGCCGCCCAGCTGCGGAGCACGACCCTCGACGTGTACGGCCGGGCCCGCGACATCGCGCGTGAGCGCGGGATCATCCTCGCCGACACGAAGTTCGAGTTCGGCTTCGCCGCCAACAGCGAGGGCGAGGACGAGCTGATCATCGGGGACGAGGTGCTGACCCCCGACTCCTCGCGCTTCTGGCCCGCCGCGACGTGGCAGCCCGGCAGGGCCCAGCCCTCGTACGACAAGCAGTTCGTGCGCGACTGGCTGACCTCGCCGGCCTCCGGCTGGGACCGCAAGAGCGAGCAGCCGCCTCCGGCCCTGCCCCAGCAGATCGTTGACGCCACCCGCGCCAAGTACATCGACGCCTACGAGCTGCTGACCGGCACCAACTGGTCCTAAGCCGTGTCCGCGAAGTCCCGTCCGGCGACGGGACTTCGCGGACACTCCCTGGCGTCACGTCAGATACGAAGAAGGCCCCGGTCACGAGGACCGGGGCCTTCTTGCGTGGAGCGAACGACGAGGTTCGAACTCGCGACCTCAACCTTGGCAAGGTTGCGCTCTACCAGCTGAGCTACGTTCGCATTGCGCCGAAGCGCGATGCCTACTATACCCACTCCCGATGCCCGGTGAGACGCACGGCCGAATGACGAGGCACCGCCTCCCCGCGGGGCCGCCGCAGCCCTTCCTCGCCCCGCTCCGGACGCGATCTTCGTGACCGGCCCCCCGTCCGCCTGCCGTTGGCGTTCCTCCCGCGTCGCGGCTCCTCGCGGCGAGCTCCTCCGAAGATCCGGAGCAGTGCCCAACTCTTCGTTCGAGGGAGGGAGTTGCCGGTCAGGCGCGTGGAGGGCCGGGTCCGCCCGCCGGATGCCCGCCGCCTCGCGGAGTCGATCACCCCATCTGCTCCCCTCGCGGCGAAGTGATCCGGGCGACCGGCCCGGCCGGGTGCTCAGGGCCGCCGTCGCTGTGGCGACCCTCACACCCCGGCGCATCCGGCCCGGCAGAGCGGCCACCGCCGCGAGCGAAGGACGGCAAGGGAAGGAGAGAGAGGGGGTACGGCGAGGGGGAACAGGCGAGAGAAGAAAGGCAGCGAAGGGAATGGCAGGGAAAGGCCGAGGTGGGGATACGACAAAGGCCCTGATCGATATCGATCAGGGCCTTTGATCAAGAGCGGACGACCAGGTTCGAACTGGCGACCTCAACCTTGGCAAGGTTGCGCTCTACCAACTGAGCTACGTCCGCATTGCTACCACTCGGCTTTCACCGGTGGAGCGCTCACCACTCTACCTGATCCACTAAGTGGTCAGACAGTGTGATGCAGAGCGGGTGACAGGAATTGCACACTGCGCCTTCCCCCTGGAAGGGGGATGTTCTACTACTGAACTACACCCGCACGCGGCTCGGGATCCGGCCTTTCGGCCTCGCCCCTCGGCGTGCTCCAGACTCTAGCCGACCTGCAGGGGTGTCGCGCAAGTCGGCTCCCCGTCGGTGTCGCGAGGAGAGTCCGGAGCGGGTGCCGTGAGAGGGCTTCCGCGGCGGCGTCTCTCAACTGGCGGCGTGGAACGCCTCGTAGACCTTCTTGGGGATGCGGCCCCGGGCCGGCACCTCCATCCGGTGCGACCGGGCCCAGGCGCGGACCGCCGCCGGATCGGGGGCGAGCGACGTGTGGTGGTACGAGACGGGAGCCTTGCCGTGCTTGCCGGCATTTGTCTGCTTCCGCCCCGCTGCCATGTACGGCGCCAGCGTCTTGCGCAGTTTCTTTGCGTTGGCGGGATTGAGGTCGATCTCGTACGACTTCCCGTCCAGGGCGAAGGTGACCGTTTCCGCCGCTGTTCCCCCGTCGATGTCGTCGGAGAGCGTAACCACTACGCGCTGAGCCACGGATATCGGTCCTTTCCTACGGCATCGCCGCGTCTGACATGCGGTGATGCCGGCCTTCCGGCCGTTAGGCGGATGCGGATCGACTGGTGTCGACTGTTCCGGGGGTGATGCCACTTTCCCCTGGTAATCATTTGTACAGCGACGGGCACCGCATTGTGAAGCCCAGGCAATTGCTTCAGCGTGTCCGCATGCAATCCGGTGAGGATTATTTTTCCAGGACTTTCCCCGCATGTTGTCGTGGTCGATATCTCGGCGTGATCTGCGCCGTCCGATATCTACCCGCGTAGAATTTCTGGCCAGGTACGCTGAGTGGACCCGCGGGGGTCTGGGGAACCCCCCGGAGACACAGCCGCACCACACCACCGGGAGTGCCAGTGGCACGCGTCGTAGTCGACGTCATGCTCAAGCCGGAGATCCTCGACCCGCAGGGACAGGCTGTGCAGCGCGCACTGCCCCGTCTCGGCTTCGAAGGAATCGCGGACGTACGTCAGGGAAAGCGTTTCGAGCTCGAGGTCGAGGGGCCGGTCGACGCCGCAGCCCTCGCCCGCATTAACGAGATGGCCGAGACCTTCCTCGCCAACACCGTCATCGAGGACTTCGTCGTGAAGGTGGAGGAGGAGAAGTGACCGCTCGTATCGGCGTCGTCACTTTTCCCGGCACCCTCGACGACCGGGACAGCCTGCGGGCCGTCCGGATCGCGGGCGCCGAACCCGTATCCCTCTGGCACCGCGACAAGGACCTGCATCAGGTCGACGCCGTGGTCCTGGCGGGGGGTTTCTCCTACGGCGACTATCTGCGGGCCGGAGCCATCTCCCGTTTCTCGCCGGTGATGGAGACCATCATCGAGCAGGCGAAGGCGGGGATGCCGGTCCTCGGTATCTGCAACGGCTTCCAGATCCTCACCGAGGCGCATCTGCTGCCCGGCGCCATGCTGCGCAACAACCACCTCCACTTCATCTGCCGTGACCAGAAGCTGAAGGTGGAGAACGCGGAGACCGCGTGGACCGCGGACTACTCCGCGGGCCAGGAGATCTCCGTACCTCTGAAGAACGTGGACGGCCGGTACACCGCCGACGAGCGCACGCTCGACGAGCTGGAGGCCGAGGGCCGCGTCGCGTTCCGCTATCTGGACGTGAACCCGAACGGTTCGCTGCGCGACATCGCCGGCATCACCAATGCCGCGGGCAACGTCGTCGGTCTGATGCCGCACCCGGAGCACGCCGTTGAGCCGCTGATCGGAACCGGTCGCACCGACGGTCTCGGATTCTTCACCTCGATCATCAAGAAGCTGGTCAACGCATGAGCCTGGATACGGTCAAGCACGCGGCCGAGACCCCGGACGCCGAACAGCCCTGGAAGGAGCTCGGCCTCAAGGAGGACGAGTACGCCCGGATCCGCGAGATCCTGGACCGCCGTCCCACCGGTGCCGAGCTCGCCATGTACTCCGTGATGTGGTCCGAGCACTGCTCCTACAAGAGCAGCAAGGTCCACCTCAAGCAGTTCGGCGAGAAGGTCCCCGAGAACGACGCGATGCTCGTCGGCATCGGCGAGAACGCCGGTGTGGTCGACGTCGGCCAGGGGTACGCGGTCACCTTCAAGGTCGAGTCGCACAACCACCCCTCGTACATCGAGCCCTACCAGGGCGCGGCCACCGGCGTCGGCGGCATCGTCCGCGACATCCTCGCCATGGGTGCCCGCCCGGTCGCGGTCGTCGACCCGCTGCGCTTCGGTGCGGCCGACCACCCCGACACCCGGCGGGTCCTGCCGGGCATCGTCGCGGGCATCGGCGGCTACGGGAACTGTCTGGGCCTGCCGAACATCGGCGGCGAGGTCGTCTTCGACGCCTGCTACCAGGGCAACCCGCTCGTCAACGCCGGCTGCATCGGCGTGATGAAGCACGAGGACATCCACCTCGCCCAGGCTTCCGGGCCCGGCAACAAGGTGATCCTGTACGGCGCCCGCACCGGCGGCGACGGCATCGGCGGCGTCTCCGTGCTGGCTTCGGAGACCTTCGACGACACCAAGCCCACCAAGCGCCCCGCCGTCCAGGTCGGCGACCCGTTCCAGGAGAAGCTCCTCATCGAGTGCACCCTGGAGATCTTCAAGGAGAAGCTCGTCGCGGGCATCCAGGACCTCGGCGGCGCCGGGCTCTCCTGCGCCACGAGCGAGCTGGCCTCCGCGGGCTCCGGCGGTATGCGCGTCGAGCTGGACACGGTTCCGCTGCGCGACTCCTCCCTCTCGCCCGAGGAAATCCTCATGAGCGAGTCGCAGGAGCGCATGTGTGCGATCGTCGAGCCGCAGCACGTCGACCGCTTCATGGAGATCTGCGAGAAGTGGGACGTCATCGCCACCGTCATCGGTGAGGTGACCGAGGGTTCGCAGCTGGAGATCTTCTGGCACGGCGAGCAGATCGTGGACGTTCCGCCGCGGTCGGTGGCCCACGAGGGCCCGACGTACCACCGCCCGTTCGCCCGTCCGTCGTGGCAGGACGCGCTGCAGGCGGACGACGCCGGCAAGCTGGCTCGTCCGGCAAACGGCGCGGAGCTGCGGGAGCAGGTCCTCAAGCTGGTCGGCTCCCCGAACCAGGCATCCAAGTCCTGGATCACGGACCAGTACGACCGGTTCGTGCAGGGCAACACCGTGCTCGCGATGCCCGAGGACGCGGGCATGGTCCGGATCGACGAGAAGTCGAACCTGGGCGTGGCCATGGCGACCGACGGCAACGGCCGGTACGCGAAGCTCGACCCGTACACGGGTGCGCAGCTCGCGCTGGCGGAGTCGTACCGCAATGTTGCCGCGTCCGGCGCCAAGCCGCTCGCGATCTCGGACTGCCTGAACTTCGGTTCGCCCGAGGATCCGGACGTCATGTGGCAGTTCGCCGAGGCCACCCGTGGTCTCGCGGACGGCTGCCTGGAGCTCGGCACCCCGGTCACCGGCGGCAACGTGTCGCTGTACAACCAGACCGGTGAGACGGCGATCCACCCGACGCCGGTCGTGGCCGTGCTCGGTGTGATCGACGACGTCACGCGGCGTACGCCGGTCGCCTTCGCGGAAGAGGGCCAGCTCCTCTACCTGCTGGGCGACACGCACGAGGAGTTCGGTGGCTCGGCCTGGTCCGAGGTCATCCACCAGCACCTCGGCGGCATGCCGCCCAAGGTCGACCTGGGCCGCGAGAAGCTGCTCGGCGAGATCCTGATCTCGGCGTCCCGCGACGGCATGATCGACGCGGCGCACGACCTCTCGGACGGCGGCCTGATCCAGGCGGTCACCGAGTCCTGCCTGCGCGGTGGGAAGGGTGCACGGCTCGTCGTGCCGGACGGCCTCGACGCGTTCACCTTCCTCTTCTCCGAGTCGGCCGGGCGCGCGATCGTCTCGATCCCGCGCAGCGAGGAGCTCCGCTTCAACGACATGTGCGGTGCACGGGGCCTGCCCGTGACCCGGATCGGTGTCGTGGACGGCGAGGAGATCGAGGTCCAGGGCGAGTTCAGCATTCCGCTGAGCGAGCTGCGTACGGCGCACGAGGGGACCCTGGAGGGTCTGTTCGCCTGAGTTCCGCCTGTACCGAAGCCCCTGTCCGGTCGACCGGACAGGGGCTTCGGTGTTCCCCCCGGTACCTGTTGATGATTATTACGTAATTACGTAAGGTGCGTGTCGTGGAGCTTGAGGAGCGGGTCGCCGAGCTGGAACGCCGACTGGCGGTGCTGGAGCAGGCGACGGACAGCGGCGGGACGCCGAGTCTGGGCGACGGCGACTTCTGGGCGCTGGCCGGGCTGAAGGACCAGCTCGGCCGGCTCGACGGCGCCGCCGACGGCGGGGTGCTGTTCACGGGCTCCGTACGGCTGCCGGCCGGTGAGCAGTACGAGTGGCAGTACGGCGCACTCACCGCAGGGCTCCTGGGTTCGGACGAGGACCGCCCCGACTGGGCGGACGCCGCCGAACCACTGGCCGCGCTCGGCCATCCGGTACGGCTGCGGCTGCTCCGGGAGATCCTCGGCGGCCGGCGTACCGCTGCCGAGCTGGCCGAGCTGGACGAGACAGGCACGACCGGTCAGATCTACCACCACCTGCGCCTGCTGACCGGCGCGGGCTGGCTGCACACCACGGGACGCGGGCGCTACGAGGTACCGGCGGCCCGGGTGGTGCCGCTGCTGGTGGTCCTCACGGCCGCCCGGCCCTGACCGGCACCCACACCACACCTGATGAGGGGAAGCGTCATGTCCGTTCGTAAAGCCGTCATGATCCTCTACCGCTGCTGCTGGATCGTCTTCGTCGCACTGGTGCTCGTGAGCGTCCTCGCGGATCCGCTCGTCCCCTACGGGCTGACGTTCGTGCCCGCGGGCCTGGCGATCGTCATCGGTCTCACCGTGGGCCGCCGCAGCCGTACGGACCTGGCGAAGGCGGGGCCGCCGGTGGAGGTCGGTCCGCCGGTGACGGGCCGCTGGACCGCGCTCAACAGCCCGGCGGACAAGGTGCCCAGCCACGGCACGCACGGCTACGGACAGACGTACGCGATCGACATCGTCGCCGAACCGGAGGGTGACGGCGTCCCCGTACGCCCGCCGTTCCGGTGGCTGTGGCCCGTCGTCCGCCGCAACGAGGACTTCCCCGCGTTCGGCGCCCCGCTGCTCGCGGTGGCGGACGGCACAGTCGTGCACGCGAGCGACGGGCAGCGCGACCACCTCAGCCGGAACTCCGGCCCGGCGCTCGCCTATCTGATGCTGGTCGAGGCGTCCGTACGCGACATGGCCGGCGCGGGCAGGATCGTCGGCAACCACATCGTGCTCGACCTCGGCGACGGTACGTACGCCGTGTACGCCCATCTCCGGCGCGGCTCGCTCCAGGTGAGGGCGGGGGACACCGTACGGGAGGGACAGCTGCTCGCCCGGTGCGGGAATTCGGGCAACTCCACCGAACCGCATGTGCACTTCCAGCTGATGGACCACCCGGACCTCGATGTGGGCCGCGGGGTTCCCTTCACCTGGCGGGGGCTTGGCATCCCGGCCAACGGCGAGGCGTTCGTCGCCGACGAGGCTGTCAGCAGCGGCTGATAGCTTGGCGACCGTTACACGTTGTGATGTTCGGGGGGACGACGGTGGACGAGCGAGGAACTGCGCAACAGGACGGCGCCGCAAGGGAATGGCCCGACCGCGGGCCCTGGGGGAACACCTTCAACAAACTGCTGTGCGTGCTCGCCGTCGCCGGCATCGGGCTCAGTGTCTGGGCCTTCGCCCTGGAGCTCATCGACCTGCGCGACCGGTCCGAGAGCCGTGAGCGCATCACAGCGGCGTGCGCCGGCCTCATCGACCCCGACCCCGTCCTCGGGCTCAACGGCGGCGGTGTCAACAAGGTCAAGCTCTCCGACGAACACGAGGCCGACACCGAAGAGCGGTCCAGCGGCTGTTTCGTCTACCGGGTCGGCGATCCGGGGACGACGTACGGGCACTTCTCGCTGGCCCTCGTCCGGCACGCGGTGGACCCGGACGCCGTGGAGACCGAAGAGGACGAGACCGAGATCGACGAGGAGTCCGACCGGCCCTTCCGCTCCCCGTACACGGACGACGAGCCGACCGTCGTGGTGCGCCACGCGCTCCCTCACCCGCTCGGAGACGGCCGGCTGGGCGACTACGACGAATACAAGGTGACGGCCCGGGCGTTGTGCGAGAAGGGGGGCGCGGTCTCCTCCATAGAGGCGACCGCCGTCGCCCAGTACGACGAGCCCGTCACGTCCGAGGACCGCCGCACGCTCGCCGGCCTGGCGCGTCAGGCGGCGGACCGGGCTGCCGGGCGGACGGGGTGCAAGGCGGAACTCCCGGAGCTTCCCGCCACGCTGGCCGAGCCGAAGCTGGAGCTCGGCGCCCCGGCGAGCACGGGCGGAACCTGCGCCTGGTACCGGCGCTTCCTGACCACGGAGGGCCGGGGACAGCTTCCCGACCGGGCGCTGGCCGCTCCTGCGGGCAGGGCCAGCGACCATGACGCCTGCGTGCTGGCGGTCGGGGAGAAGGAGACCCGAAGGATCTTCCCGGGTTACGCGAAGAGCGCGGACCACCCGCAGAACCTTCAGGACGTGCTGAAGTACTCCCCCTGGTGGGTGAAGACCGAGACGTACGTCGGCGACGGGACGCGAGGGCTCCTGAGCAACGAGACTCTCGGGCCGGCCGAGCTTGCCCCGGGCACCGCGGGCACGGACTCCAGCGGCATCTGGTGGGCGTCCTCCGTCTGCGGGGGCCGGCCCGCCGTGCACGTGATGTGGGTGGCCTACCCGTACGACCGAATAGTCGCCGACCGGCTGGAAGCACTGTTCCGGGCATACGTCGACGACGCGGCCGAACGCCGTGGCTGCACCGGCGTCACCTTCCCCGAGAAGGCGGACTTCGCCCGCAGTTGAGCGAAGGGCCTGATCCGAACGACAGGCCCAGGGGCGACCAGCCGGCGTTGTCGGAGGTGCCGGTTAGTCTCGCTCCATGCCACCGGCCAAGAAGCGCATGCGCGCGTACGACTACTCCAGGACCCTGACCGCGGTCCTGGGCCAGTTCGGCCACGTGCGGGAAGCCGTCCGCAGTCTCGCGCCCGAACAGCTGGCCCTGCCTGCCCGGTTGGGCGAGTGGACCGTACGGGACCTTGCCGCGCACATGACGATGGCCCTCGGGCGGGTCAGCGACAGCCTGGAGCTGCCCGAACCGGCCGGCGGACCGAAGCCCGAACTCACCCTGCTGGAGTGGCCGCTCTCCACGGCCGGGCGGGCCGGCGGGATCGCCGACGCCACCCGGGCCCTGGCCGAGGAATGGCCCGACCTCGACGCGCTGTACGAAGTGACCGCCACCAGGTTCGGGGAGCTCGTGCCCGCCGCGGCCGGCGACCGGCTGGTGACGACCCGGGCGGGCACCATGCGGCTGGGCGACTTCCTGGTCACCCGTACCGTCGAGCTCGTCGTGCACACGGACGACCTCCACCGGGCGACCGGCCTCGACATCCCGTACGACCGTCAGGCGCTCGCCGCGTGCACGCGGCTGCTCGCCGACGCACTCGCCGACAAGGCGCCCGGCGGGTCCGTCGAGGTGCGCGTCCCGCCCTTCGCGGTCGTCCAGTGCATCGGTGGCCCCAAGCACACCCGCGGTACCCCGCCCAATGTCGTGGAGACGGATCCGCTCACCTGGATCCGGCTCGCCACCGGCCGTACCCGGTGGGCGCGGGCGCTCGACGATGCGCAGGTCGGCGCCAGTGGTGAGCGGGCCGACCTGTCCCCTCTGCTCCCGCTGATGGGCTGAGGGGAACCGGATCGGCTACTCGATCCGTCCCATGGCCATGCACAAACAACGTATGGCTGTCAGCGTCCTGGCCCTCCTCACCCTTGCCGCCTGCGGTACGGAGTCGGGCTCCGGAGCAGGATCCGGCTCGGGGAACGGCGACGGCAGCGGCACTGTGCGGACCGACCTGCCCGTCACCGACGTCCGTTGGAGCGTCGAGTCCCTGACGGTCGGCGGGAAGAGGTCCACCGCACCGGCCGGTGCCCATGTCGAGATCGACCCCAAGGGCCGGGCGACCGGAAACCTCGGCTGCAACCACTACACCGCCGATGCCCGCATCGACGGCGACACCGTGACCCTCGGGCCCGGCACCACCACCGAGATGGCGTGCGAGAAGGACGTGCAGGACTTCGAGAACGCCCTGTCCCGCGCGCTCAGCGGCCCGCTCGACGCCGCCGTGGTCAACAAGACCCTCACCCTGACGACGGCCGACGGGGACACGATCACCCTCACGTCCCAGCCCCCGGCCCCGCTCACCGGCACCACCTGGACGGTCACCACCCTGACCGAGGGCGAGACCGCGACCTCCCTGTCCGCCGACACCCGGGACAAGGCGCCCCGCCTCACCTTCGGCAAGGACGGCACGGTGGAGGGCAACCTCGGCTGCAACAGCTTCCACGGCAAGGCGACGGTGGCCGGCTCGTCGATCAGCTTCGGACCGCTCGCCTCCACCCGGAAGATGTGCGCGCAGGCCGAGATGGACGTCGAGCGGTCGATGCTCGCCGTCCTCCGGGGGAAGACGGCGTACGCGATCGATCACCACGCCCTGTCCCTCACCGCGGAGAACGGCAAGGGACTCGGCGCCTCCGCTCCCGGGACGGAGAAGTAGGTCCTGTGGGCCCGGCGCTCACGCACCGCCCGTCGGATACGGCAGCAGTCCCGCGTTCGTCCGCTCCCAGGACGCCCGCAGCTCGGCCAGCAGCTCCGGCTCGGCCTTGGCCCGGTTCGCCTGTTCCCGCTGGTCGTCGACCAGCTTGAACAGCTGGTCGGTGCCTGCCTTCCCCCGGTAGTACTTCCAGTCACCGCGTCGCAGCGCCCGCTCCCCGCGCACCCGCCAGAACAGGTCCCGCTCCGCGGGCTCCTCGTCCCGCAGCAGGTATCCGGCGAGGCTGGTGCCGTCCAGGGGGTAGGCGGGGTCCGGCCTGGCCCCGCCGAGCTCCAGGAGCGTCGCGGTCCAGTCGGGCGAGAACACCGGCAGGTCGCTGACCTGGTGCGCGTCGATCCGGGCCGGCCAGCGCAGTACGGCCGGGACCCGGATGCCGCCCTCCTGGAGCGAGCCCTTGTTGCCGGAGAGGGGCCAGTTGTACGAGAACCGCTCACCCCCGTTGTCGCTGGCGAAGAAGACCAGGGTGTCCTCCGCCTGACCGGACCGGTCGAGGGCCTTCAGGACCTCGCCGACCGAGCGGTCCAGGTCCTCGACCATCTCCTTGTACTTCTGGAGCGAGCCGCCGTCGGCGTGCCACAGCGCGCTTCCGTCGCCCGCCTTGATGCGCCGCACGATCTCGGCGCTCTCCTCGGTGTCCCCGTCCGCGATCCACGGCCAGTGCGGGGTGGTGAAGTTCAGATTGAGCAGCCACGGCTTGTCGTGGTCGCGCTGGACGTACTCGCTCGCGCGCTCGGTCAGGATGCGGGTGTAGTAGCGCAGGTCCTTGTACTCGGCGTCGCCCTCGTACAGGTCGTACTCGCCGCCGAGCCCGAGCTTGGAGTAGTACTCCAGCGCCCCGCCGAAGTTCCCGAAGAACTCGTCCCAGCCGGACTTCGTGGGGCTGTAGTCAGGCAGATACCCGCAGTGCCACTTGCCGATCAGCGCGGTGGAGTAGCCCGCACCGCGCAGCAGTGAGGCGAGCGTCGGGTGCGTGGGCTCCAGCCCCACCGACCGGTCCGCGATGGGCTCGGCGAGCCCGCCCTTCGTCCGTCCCGGGTAGCGCCCGGTGTAGAGGCTGAACCGGGTGGGGGAGCAGGTCGCGGAACCGGAGTACGCGTCCGTGAACCGCACCCCCTGCCGACCGAGCCGGTCCAGGTTCGGCGTGCGGATGTCGGGGGAGCCGTACGAGGAGAGATCGGCCCAGCCCAGGTCGTCGCCGAGGATGAAGAGGATGTTCGGCCGCCGCGCGTGCCTGCCGCGAGCCGCCCGGAACGGCTGCTCCCGCGGTGTGGCCACCGGGGTGGCTGCGGCGGCCTCGGCGGCCGGGAGGCCGATGGCGGCGGTGGCGGCGGTGGCACCGACCGCCGTGCCGAAGGCGCGCCGGGTCAGGGAGGGGGACGAACCCTCGGGGGAACTGGTGTTCGACTGATCTGCAGGCATGAGGACTCCTGTCAGGGCCGCGCGGGCGGCGGATGACGGCAGGGCGGAGGGACCCGTCAGGTACCGGACGCGCACGACGGGGCGCACGGACCGGGGGCGGGTGGCATGGGAGAGAAATGCGGGAAGAGCGGAGAGCGCGGGACGAGAAAGGCGCGCGGTGCGGGAACGCGGCGCATACTCACGCGGCCTTGTGGCCGGGTGGCGCGCGGAAAGCTAGACGCAGCGACAGATGGCGCTCGCGACACGTCCCAGATCGACGTGGCGGCGCTCCACGAGCGTGACCGAGTGATCACCGAGGGGCTGCATGGCCCAGGAGCCTGCCAAGCGACCATGCGCCTGTCAATGCCGGTCTCGAACCCCGGACAGTGGACCCGTTCACGCCCCATGGATCCCCGGACCTCCGGATGCGCGGTCCGCCGGACTGCCGCCGACCGGAGCCGCCTTCAGGATCTCCGGAATCCGCCTCCGCCCGTCGCTCCCGAGCGCTTCCCGGCCGTCCCGCAGTGTGAGGCTCGCCACGAAACGAGCGTTCGGCCAGTGGCTCCTGTCGTCGGCCCCCGGATCACCGAGTGC
The Streptomyces sp. NBC_00234 DNA segment above includes these coding regions:
- a CDS encoding phosphoribosylaminoimidazolesuccinocarboxamide synthase; this encodes MSGFVEKPEPVQVPGLTHLHTGKVRDLYRNEAGDLVMVASDRMSAYDWVLPTEIPDKGRVLTQLSLWWFDQLADLVPNHVLSTELPAGAPADWVGRTLICRSLKMAPVECVARGYLTGSGLVEYEASRTVCGISLPEGLVDGSELPGPIFTPATKAAVGDHDENVSYEEVVREVGAQTAAQLRSTTLDVYGRARDIARERGIILADTKFEFGFAANSEGEDELIIGDEVLTPDSSRFWPAATWQPGRAQPSYDKQFVRDWLTSPASGWDRKSEQPPPALPQQIVDATRAKYIDAYELLTGTNWS
- a CDS encoding histone-like nucleoid-structuring protein Lsr2, which produces MAQRVVVTLSDDIDGGTAAETVTFALDGKSYEIDLNPANAKKLRKTLAPYMAAGRKQTNAGKHGKAPVSYHHTSLAPDPAAVRAWARSHRMEVPARGRIPKKVYEAFHAAS
- the purS gene encoding phosphoribosylformylglycinamidine synthase subunit PurS: MARVVVDVMLKPEILDPQGQAVQRALPRLGFEGIADVRQGKRFELEVEGPVDAAALARINEMAETFLANTVIEDFVVKVEEEK
- the purQ gene encoding phosphoribosylformylglycinamidine synthase subunit PurQ gives rise to the protein MTARIGVVTFPGTLDDRDSLRAVRIAGAEPVSLWHRDKDLHQVDAVVLAGGFSYGDYLRAGAISRFSPVMETIIEQAKAGMPVLGICNGFQILTEAHLLPGAMLRNNHLHFICRDQKLKVENAETAWTADYSAGQEISVPLKNVDGRYTADERTLDELEAEGRVAFRYLDVNPNGSLRDIAGITNAAGNVVGLMPHPEHAVEPLIGTGRTDGLGFFTSIIKKLVNA
- the purL gene encoding phosphoribosylformylglycinamidine synthase subunit PurL, whose amino-acid sequence is MSLDTVKHAAETPDAEQPWKELGLKEDEYARIREILDRRPTGAELAMYSVMWSEHCSYKSSKVHLKQFGEKVPENDAMLVGIGENAGVVDVGQGYAVTFKVESHNHPSYIEPYQGAATGVGGIVRDILAMGARPVAVVDPLRFGAADHPDTRRVLPGIVAGIGGYGNCLGLPNIGGEVVFDACYQGNPLVNAGCIGVMKHEDIHLAQASGPGNKVILYGARTGGDGIGGVSVLASETFDDTKPTKRPAVQVGDPFQEKLLIECTLEIFKEKLVAGIQDLGGAGLSCATSELASAGSGGMRVELDTVPLRDSSLSPEEILMSESQERMCAIVEPQHVDRFMEICEKWDVIATVIGEVTEGSQLEIFWHGEQIVDVPPRSVAHEGPTYHRPFARPSWQDALQADDAGKLARPANGAELREQVLKLVGSPNQASKSWITDQYDRFVQGNTVLAMPEDAGMVRIDEKSNLGVAMATDGNGRYAKLDPYTGAQLALAESYRNVAASGAKPLAISDCLNFGSPEDPDVMWQFAEATRGLADGCLELGTPVTGGNVSLYNQTGETAIHPTPVVAVLGVIDDVTRRTPVAFAEEGQLLYLLGDTHEEFGGSAWSEVIHQHLGGMPPKVDLGREKLLGEILISASRDGMIDAAHDLSDGGLIQAVTESCLRGGKGARLVVPDGLDAFTFLFSESAGRAIVSIPRSEELRFNDMCGARGLPVTRIGVVDGEEIEVQGEFSIPLSELRTAHEGTLEGLFA
- a CDS encoding ArsR/SmtB family transcription factor; the encoded protein is MELEERVAELERRLAVLEQATDSGGTPSLGDGDFWALAGLKDQLGRLDGAADGGVLFTGSVRLPAGEQYEWQYGALTAGLLGSDEDRPDWADAAEPLAALGHPVRLRLLREILGGRRTAAELAELDETGTTGQIYHHLRLLTGAGWLHTTGRGRYEVPAARVVPLLVVLTAARP
- a CDS encoding M23 family metallopeptidase; its protein translation is MSVRKAVMILYRCCWIVFVALVLVSVLADPLVPYGLTFVPAGLAIVIGLTVGRRSRTDLAKAGPPVEVGPPVTGRWTALNSPADKVPSHGTHGYGQTYAIDIVAEPEGDGVPVRPPFRWLWPVVRRNEDFPAFGAPLLAVADGTVVHASDGQRDHLSRNSGPALAYLMLVEASVRDMAGAGRIVGNHIVLDLGDGTYAVYAHLRRGSLQVRAGDTVREGQLLARCGNSGNSTEPHVHFQLMDHPDLDVGRGVPFTWRGLGIPANGEAFVADEAVSSG
- a CDS encoding maleylpyruvate isomerase family mycothiol-dependent enzyme, giving the protein MPPAKKRMRAYDYSRTLTAVLGQFGHVREAVRSLAPEQLALPARLGEWTVRDLAAHMTMALGRVSDSLELPEPAGGPKPELTLLEWPLSTAGRAGGIADATRALAEEWPDLDALYEVTATRFGELVPAAAGDRLVTTRAGTMRLGDFLVTRTVELVVHTDDLHRATGLDIPYDRQALAACTRLLADALADKAPGGSVEVRVPPFAVVQCIGGPKHTRGTPPNVVETDPLTWIRLATGRTRWARALDDAQVGASGERADLSPLLPLMG
- a CDS encoding META domain-containing protein, which encodes MHKQRMAVSVLALLTLAACGTESGSGAGSGSGNGDGSGTVRTDLPVTDVRWSVESLTVGGKRSTAPAGAHVEIDPKGRATGNLGCNHYTADARIDGDTVTLGPGTTTEMACEKDVQDFENALSRALSGPLDAAVVNKTLTLTTADGDTITLTSQPPAPLTGTTWTVTTLTEGETATSLSADTRDKAPRLTFGKDGTVEGNLGCNSFHGKATVAGSSISFGPLASTRKMCAQAEMDVERSMLAVLRGKTAYAIDHHALSLTAENGKGLGASAPGTEK
- a CDS encoding sulfatase-like hydrolase/transferase, with product MPADQSNTSSPEGSSPSLTRRAFGTAVGATAATAAIGLPAAEAAAATPVATPREQPFRAARGRHARRPNILFILGDDLGWADLSSYGSPDIRTPNLDRLGRQGVRFTDAYSGSATCSPTRFSLYTGRYPGRTKGGLAEPIADRSVGLEPTHPTLASLLRGAGYSTALIGKWHCGYLPDYSPTKSGWDEFFGNFGGALEYYSKLGLGGEYDLYEGDAEYKDLRYYTRILTERASEYVQRDHDKPWLLNLNFTTPHWPWIADGDTEESAEIVRRIKAGDGSALWHADGGSLQKYKEMVEDLDRSVGEVLKALDRSGQAEDTLVFFASDNGGERFSYNWPLSGNKGSLQEGGIRVPAVLRWPARIDAHQVSDLPVFSPDWTATLLELGGARPDPAYPLDGTSLAGYLLRDEEPAERDLFWRVRGERALRRGDWKYYRGKAGTDQLFKLVDDQREQANRAKAEPELLAELRASWERTNAGLLPYPTGGA
- a CDS encoding putative leader peptide, whose amino-acid sequence is MQPLGDHSVTLVERRHVDLGRVASAICRCV